CACAAGGTTTACACTATCCTTCAATGCATCAAGATCTGCACAAAGGCCGTTTGACAGAAATTGATTTCCTTAACGGGCAAATTGCTAAATATGGTAAAGACCTGAATATCCCTACGCCACTAAACGAAATGTTAACTCATCAAGTTCACGAATTAGAACTTGATTATGTTAAAAATTAAGATTTTATATGTTATGTAACAATAAAGCTCACAGCTAATTATATGTATTAGCTGTGAGCTTTTTTAATCATTTTCTAGTTCATTTGTTGTTGTACAAAAGACGTGAAGGTTTCTACGTCGCCTTTTTCTATGTTTTTAATTGGAAAGTCCCCTATTTCAAAACTTAAATTGATAACTTGTTCATCATGAGAAATAGATTTAATTTCGTTATAGCCAATATTTCTATAATAAAATTGTCCATCCATATCAACATTTAATATTAATCTTTCATTAGTTGCTATGTAAGCTCCTTTATATAAACGTTGTTCACCTTTAACGTTATATTCTATATCTCCAAGTACAGATGGTCCTTTCTTCTCAGTTGGAAATAAATCGTTTGGATTTACATTATCTAAAATCATCTTATCCTCACCTTTGTTCTTTTTCTATTTACTATGTCGTCTTACTAAATTACCACTTTATTAATACTTAATAACATTGTGTATTATAGATATAAAATTGTCTATTAAGAACAACTATATTTAACTAATAAATTCAGTAAATAAAAAACGTACAAATCCCTATAATTTGTACGTTTTAAATATTATGATAAACTTTTCATTTCTTCAGGTTTAGCGCCAGTTCTTTCTCTTAAGTCATATTCAATTTCTTCTAAACTACGACCTCTAGTTTCTGGTAAGAATTTAATAACAAAGATCATAGCTAAAACGCCGATAACTGCGAATATTAAGAAAACCCATTCTGTACTTAATGCACTATTAAGCATTGGGAATAACTGCGCAACAATGATTGTACCAACATTTAGTACTAATGTTGCTACACCAGTAGCCGCACCACGTGCACGCATTGGGAACATTTCAGGTAACATAACCCATAAAATTGGACCCCAAGTTAAACCAAAGAATACGATAAATAGTGATAAACAAATGATAATAATCCATGAAGATGAAGTAATACCAATTGTCCAAATAAGGACTGCCATAATTACTAATGAAGCGACCATCCCGATGTTACCAGTCACAAGCATTTTCTTACGTCCTACTTTATCTACTACAAATACCGCTACTACTGTAACAAGCACGTTAATCAAGCCAATACCAACTGTACCTAAGATTGAAGTTGCTTCACCTAAACCAGCTTTGTTTAAAATTGTTGGTGCATAGAAAATAATCGCATTAATACCTACGATTTGTTGGAATAAAGCAAACACACAACCAATGATTAATGTTGGTCTAATCCATGGAGATTTTAAAATCGTCCATGTTGATTCAGAAATAGCTGAGATTTCTTTCATTTCTTTAATTTCTTTATCTATTTCTTTCTCATCAAATGTAATTTTCATTACTTTTCTTGCAGCATTTTCGCCTTTGTGCTCTAACAACCATCTTGGACTTTCAGGCATAAACGCAATACCTACTAATAAAATAACTGAAGGTACTACTGCTAAACCAACCATCCAACGCCAAGCTTCCATGTCAGCAAAAGCATAGTTAACTAAGTAAGCTGCTAAAATACCAATCGTAATCATCAATTGGTTAAGTGAGCCAAGAGAACCGCGGAATTCTGTAGGTGCCATTTCAGATAAGTATACCGGTACAGTAGCCATTGAACCACCTACTGCTAAACCAA
The Staphylococcus kloosii genome window above contains:
- a CDS encoding PH domain-containing protein, coding for MILDNVNPNDLFPTEKKGPSVLGDIEYNVKGEQRLYKGAYIATNERLILNVDMDGQFYYRNIGYNEIKSISHDEQVINLSFEIGDFPIKNIEKGDVETFTSFVQQQMN
- the glcP gene encoding glucose transporter GlcP, producing MNANKYLIFILGALGGLLYGYDNGVISGALLFIHHDIPLSESMKGLVVSSMLFGAIIGAGGSGPLSDKIGRRRLVLIIAIVFIIGTLLLSFAQNIEMLILGRFIIGLAVGGSMATVPVYLSEMAPTEFRGSLGSLNQLMITIGILAAYLVNYAFADMEAWRWMVGLAVVPSVILLVGIAFMPESPRWLLEHKGENAARKVMKITFDEKEIDKEIKEMKEISAISESTWTILKSPWIRPTLIIGCVFALFQQIVGINAIIFYAPTILNKAGLGEATSILGTVGIGLINVLVTVVAVFVVDKVGRKKMLVTGNIGMVASLVIMAVLIWTIGITSSSWIIIICLSLFIVFFGLTWGPILWVMLPEMFPMRARGAATGVATLVLNVGTIIVAQLFPMLNSALSTEWVFLIFAVIGVLAMIFVIKFLPETRGRSLEEIEYDLRERTGAKPEEMKSLS